A window from Kribbella jejuensis encodes these proteins:
- a CDS encoding APC family permease, translated as MLEIPKRLLVGRPLRSERLGDTLLPKKLALPVFCSDPLSSNAYATEEILLMLSLGGLALLQLAPWVAAVVIALLLVVVASYRQTCHAYPSGGGAYAVSRANLGRNASLVAASALLVDYVLTVAVSVAAGVQNIVSAIPALAPHAVALSTAMIAVLALMNLRGVKESGTAFAIPTYGFIAVVLVMIAAGFVRILAGDAPRAESASYGVVPVSHVTGLAVLLLAMRAFASGCTALTGVEAVSNGVPNFRPPKSQNAAATLAIMGGLTVAMFAGITVLALTSHVHVTDNPARLTGAPAGYEQRTVIAQVAGAVFGGYHSIGFFAVQAFTAAILVLAANTAFNGFPILASLLGHDGFLPRQFSRRGDRLVYSNGIVILSALAGLLIWVFHASTTRLIQLYIIGVFVSFTLSQAGMVVHWTRLLREPSATASMHRSRAINGFGAIFTAVVLVIVLITKFMHGAWIVVIAMPAVFALMRGIRRYYDRVEVELTPGPGGVMLPPRVFAVVLVSKLHTPTLRALAYARATRPTTLTAVTVATDHGASDALLLDWSARDIPVPLKVLHSPYRDVTGPVLEYVRDIRRTSPRDLVAVFIPEYVVGHWWEALLHNQSALRLKARLLFQPGVMVINVPWQLGSAEVLEARRVEPPAAAAPVAHPGERIRRGSPV; from the coding sequence ATGCTGGAGATACCCAAGCGGTTGCTGGTCGGGCGGCCGTTGCGGAGTGAGCGGCTGGGCGACACGCTGCTGCCGAAGAAGCTCGCCCTGCCTGTGTTCTGCAGCGACCCGTTGTCCTCGAACGCGTATGCGACCGAGGAGATCCTGCTGATGCTCAGCCTGGGCGGGCTGGCGTTGCTGCAGCTCGCACCATGGGTGGCAGCCGTCGTGATCGCCCTGCTGCTCGTGGTTGTCGCGTCGTACCGGCAGACCTGCCACGCCTACCCGAGCGGAGGCGGCGCGTATGCGGTGAGCCGCGCGAACCTCGGCCGGAACGCCTCGCTCGTCGCGGCCAGCGCGCTGCTCGTCGACTACGTGCTGACCGTCGCGGTGTCTGTCGCCGCCGGTGTGCAGAACATCGTCTCCGCGATTCCCGCACTGGCTCCGCACGCGGTGGCGTTGTCGACCGCGATGATCGCCGTACTGGCCCTGATGAACCTGCGCGGCGTGAAGGAGTCCGGTACGGCGTTCGCGATCCCGACGTACGGGTTCATCGCCGTGGTGCTGGTGATGATCGCGGCCGGCTTCGTCCGCATCCTCGCCGGCGACGCACCGCGCGCCGAGTCCGCGTCGTACGGCGTCGTCCCGGTGAGCCACGTCACCGGCCTGGCCGTTCTGCTGCTCGCGATGCGCGCCTTCGCTTCCGGTTGTACGGCGCTGACCGGGGTCGAGGCCGTCAGCAACGGGGTTCCGAACTTCAGGCCACCCAAGAGCCAGAACGCAGCCGCGACGCTGGCGATCATGGGCGGGCTGACGGTCGCGATGTTCGCCGGCATCACAGTGCTGGCGCTCACCTCGCACGTTCACGTCACCGACAACCCGGCGCGGCTGACCGGTGCCCCGGCCGGCTACGAGCAGCGCACGGTGATCGCACAGGTCGCCGGCGCGGTGTTCGGCGGGTACCACTCGATCGGATTCTTCGCGGTCCAGGCGTTCACGGCGGCGATCCTGGTCCTGGCCGCGAACACAGCGTTCAACGGGTTCCCGATCCTGGCCTCCCTGCTCGGGCACGACGGGTTCTTGCCGCGGCAGTTCTCCCGGCGCGGGGACCGGCTGGTGTACAGCAACGGCATCGTGATCCTGTCCGCACTGGCCGGCTTGCTGATCTGGGTCTTCCACGCGAGTACGACGCGGCTGATCCAGCTGTACATCATCGGTGTCTTCGTGTCGTTCACGCTCAGCCAGGCCGGCATGGTGGTGCACTGGACGCGGCTGCTCCGGGAGCCGTCGGCCACGGCGTCGATGCACCGGTCCCGGGCGATCAACGGTTTCGGAGCGATCTTCACCGCGGTCGTACTGGTGATCGTGCTGATCACGAAGTTCATGCACGGCGCGTGGATCGTTGTGATCGCGATGCCGGCCGTGTTCGCCCTGATGCGCGGCATCCGGCGGTACTACGACCGCGTAGAGGTCGAGCTGACGCCGGGACCCGGCGGCGTCATGCTGCCGCCGCGGGTGTTCGCGGTCGTCCTGGTCTCCAAGCTGCACACTCCGACCCTTCGGGCGCTCGCGTACGCGCGGGCGACCCGCCCGACCACGCTGACCGCGGTGACGGTCGCGACCGACCACGGCGCGTCCGACGCGCTGCTGCTGGACTGGAGTGCGCGGGACATTCCGGTGCCGTTGAAGGTCCTGCACTCGCCGTACCGCGACGTCACCGGTCCGGTGCTCGAGTACGTGCGCGACATCCGACGCACCAGCCCACGGGACCTGGTCGCGGTGTTCATTCCGGAGTACGTCGTGGGGCATTGGTGGGAGGCTCTGCTGCACAACCAGAGTGCGCTGAGGTTGAAGGCCAGGCTCCTGTTCCAGCCGGGCGTGATGGTGATCAATGTGCCGTGGCAGCTGGGCTCGGCGGAGGTTCTCGAAGCCCGGCGGGTCGAGCCGCCGGCGGCGGCTGCGCCGGTCGCCCACCCAGGCGAGCGGATCCGGCGCGGATCTCCCGTGTGA
- a CDS encoding lipid II:glycine glycyltransferase FemX, whose protein sequence is MTLTVRPISAAVHLDFVQAQRSVSFLQTPSWAHVKTEWRSESLGWYDDQWLVGAGLVLHRPVPRLERFTLAYLPEGPVIDWTGKLDEWLRPLAMYLKANGAFAIRLGPPVITDTWTAAQVKEGIADPNVTRLPQMPSVPDPVGTRVTEQLRAAGWLPQNPEDGFGTGHPQYNFELPLNGSEDDVLRGMNQQWRRNIKKAAKEGVELVVGDDLKAFHDLYVHTAERDHFTPRPLRYFETMFAALRTEDRIRLYLAYHQGELVAGAIMVRVGTQAWYAYGASATAKREVRGSNACQWAMIRDAIAAGCDVYSLRGITPTLHADDPHVGLIQFKVGTGGQAVRYVGEWDLPLRPLVYRAFDAYMTQRERRRHSS, encoded by the coding sequence GTGACCCTGACGGTCCGCCCGATCTCCGCGGCCGTCCACCTGGACTTCGTGCAGGCGCAGCGATCGGTCAGCTTCCTCCAGACGCCGTCGTGGGCCCATGTGAAGACCGAATGGCGCAGCGAGTCGCTCGGCTGGTACGACGACCAGTGGCTCGTCGGCGCCGGGCTCGTCCTGCATCGCCCGGTCCCGCGGCTGGAGCGCTTCACGCTCGCGTACCTTCCCGAGGGGCCGGTCATCGACTGGACCGGGAAGCTGGACGAGTGGCTCCGGCCGCTGGCGATGTACCTGAAGGCGAACGGCGCCTTCGCGATCCGCCTCGGACCGCCGGTCATCACCGACACCTGGACCGCCGCGCAGGTCAAGGAAGGAATCGCCGACCCAAACGTCACCCGGTTGCCGCAAATGCCGAGCGTGCCCGATCCAGTAGGGACACGGGTGACCGAGCAGTTGCGCGCCGCCGGCTGGCTGCCGCAGAACCCGGAGGACGGTTTCGGGACCGGCCATCCGCAGTACAACTTCGAACTCCCGCTGAACGGCTCCGAGGACGACGTACTCCGTGGGATGAACCAACAGTGGCGGCGCAACATCAAGAAGGCGGCCAAGGAAGGCGTCGAGCTCGTCGTCGGTGACGACCTGAAGGCGTTCCACGACCTGTACGTCCACACCGCGGAGCGCGACCATTTCACGCCGCGCCCGCTGCGGTACTTCGAGACGATGTTCGCGGCGCTCCGCACCGAGGACAGGATCCGCCTGTATCTCGCCTACCACCAGGGCGAGCTGGTCGCCGGCGCGATCATGGTGCGCGTCGGCACGCAGGCGTGGTACGCGTACGGCGCGTCCGCGACCGCGAAACGTGAGGTCCGCGGGTCGAACGCGTGCCAGTGGGCGATGATCCGGGACGCGATCGCGGCGGGCTGTGACGTGTACAGCCTGCGCGGCATCACCCCGACGCTGCACGCGGACGATCCGCACGTCGGGCTGATCCAGTTCAAGGTCGGCACCGGTGGCCAGGCGGTGCGGTACGTCGGCGAGTGGGACCTGCCGCTGCGGCCGCTCGTCTACCGCGCGTTCGACGCCTACATGACGCAGCGCGAACGCCGCCGACATTCGTCCTGA
- a CDS encoding sensor histidine kinase, with protein sequence MEQNRRPDAAGRPLGRIQSSRHGRLTRLWTGLGLVVGCLPALTIVLVPVRDSLALESILLLYLLLVVLIAVTGGILPGVVAALGSVLLANFFFTTPYHTFAVEQRDSIIALVVFVIVAVTVSVTVDLATSRRIAAARSRSEAEVLSRVTSEPVTGDSLVTVLEEVRETFGMDSVALVEQSGKVVALAGPQLRGSPAISIPAREGLQLVAEGPELFAEDRKLLTRLAGAAARAWEDRQLADQAAQARQLAEVDRLRAALLAAVGHDLRTPLSGIKAAVSSLRQSDIAWSPEEQGELLETIEESADRLDDLIANLLAMSRLQAGALSVDVRPLVLDEVVGKALAGMPHDAVVAAVPDDLPLVLADAGLLERVIANLLDNGRRYSTTAVRVDAASDGDVVRVMVVDTGPGVPAEDFDRMFTPFQRLGDNPADGGVGLGLAIARGFTEAMGGLLTPAPTPGGGLTMTVTLPVAT encoded by the coding sequence GTGGAGCAGAACCGCAGGCCGGATGCTGCCGGACGCCCACTCGGCCGGATCCAGTCGTCAAGGCACGGCCGCCTGACCCGGTTGTGGACGGGACTCGGCCTGGTGGTCGGATGCCTGCCGGCGCTGACGATCGTTCTGGTGCCGGTCCGCGACAGTCTCGCGCTGGAGAGCATCCTGTTGCTGTATTTGCTGCTCGTCGTGCTGATCGCGGTCACCGGCGGCATCCTGCCCGGTGTCGTCGCCGCACTCGGATCGGTGCTGCTGGCAAACTTCTTCTTCACCACGCCGTACCACACGTTCGCGGTCGAGCAACGCGACAGCATCATCGCGCTCGTCGTGTTCGTGATCGTCGCGGTGACCGTCAGCGTGACGGTCGACCTCGCGACGAGCCGCCGGATCGCGGCCGCTCGCAGCCGCAGTGAGGCCGAGGTGCTGTCCAGGGTCACCAGCGAACCGGTCACCGGCGACTCGCTGGTCACCGTTCTCGAGGAGGTCCGGGAGACCTTCGGCATGGACTCGGTCGCGCTGGTCGAGCAGTCCGGCAAGGTGGTCGCGCTCGCCGGGCCGCAGCTGCGTGGCAGCCCGGCGATCTCGATCCCGGCCCGGGAAGGGCTTCAGCTGGTTGCCGAAGGCCCCGAACTGTTCGCCGAGGACCGCAAGCTGCTGACCCGGCTGGCCGGCGCGGCGGCACGGGCCTGGGAGGACCGGCAGCTGGCAGACCAGGCCGCCCAGGCGCGCCAGCTCGCCGAGGTCGACCGACTCCGCGCTGCTCTGCTCGCCGCCGTCGGCCATGATCTCCGGACGCCGTTGTCCGGGATCAAGGCCGCCGTTTCGAGCCTCCGGCAGAGCGATATCGCCTGGAGCCCTGAGGAACAGGGTGAACTGCTGGAGACGATCGAGGAGTCCGCGGACCGCCTCGACGACCTGATCGCGAACCTGCTCGCGATGAGCCGCCTGCAGGCCGGGGCACTGAGCGTCGACGTACGGCCGCTGGTGCTCGACGAGGTCGTCGGCAAGGCCCTCGCCGGCATGCCGCACGACGCCGTCGTGGCCGCCGTACCCGATGACCTGCCGCTCGTGCTCGCGGACGCCGGTCTGCTCGAGCGGGTGATCGCGAACCTGTTGGACAACGGCCGCCGCTACAGTACGACGGCTGTCCGGGTCGATGCGGCAAGCGACGGTGACGTCGTTCGGGTCATGGTGGTCGACACCGGTCCCGGCGTACCCGCCGAGGACTTCGACCGGATGTTCACCCCGTTCCAACGGCTCGGTGACAACCCCGCGGACGGCGGGGTCGGACTGGGCCTCGCGATCGCGCGCGGATTCACCGAGGCGATGGGCGGGCTACTTACCCCGGCACCGACTCCCGGCGGAGGGCTGACCATGACTGTGACGTTGCCGGTGGCGACATGA
- a CDS encoding M15 family metallopeptidase encodes MTVSQPARRTRSTLRAAFLLANVAIIGVFVHQTMATSIPTAHRGGLGVADGAVPDGVTVFDDKVPGVVNLNPELLGALRRAATAAAQDGVVFYVNSGWRSPAYQAQLLSQAVQKYGSSEEAARWVATPQNSPHVQGQAIDIGRSDATAWLAEHGAVYGLCQIYDNEPWHYELRPEAVQQGCPPRYADPTHDPRMQR; translated from the coding sequence ATGACCGTCAGCCAACCAGCCCGCCGTACCAGATCGACCTTGAGGGCGGCCTTTCTGCTCGCCAACGTGGCGATCATCGGCGTGTTCGTCCACCAGACCATGGCGACGTCCATCCCGACCGCGCACCGCGGCGGGCTCGGCGTGGCCGACGGCGCCGTACCCGACGGTGTCACGGTGTTCGACGACAAAGTCCCTGGCGTCGTCAATCTCAATCCGGAGCTGCTCGGCGCGCTCCGCCGGGCGGCGACGGCCGCGGCGCAGGACGGGGTCGTCTTCTACGTCAACAGTGGCTGGCGCTCCCCGGCGTACCAGGCCCAGCTGCTCAGTCAGGCAGTACAGAAGTACGGCTCCTCCGAGGAGGCCGCGCGCTGGGTCGCCACGCCCCAGAACTCCCCGCACGTACAGGGCCAGGCGATCGACATCGGGCGCTCCGACGCGACCGCGTGGCTCGCCGAACACGGCGCCGTGTACGGGCTGTGCCAGATCTACGACAACGAGCCGTGGCACTACGAGCTCCGTCCGGAAGCCGTCCAGCAAGGCTGCCCACCCCGGTACGCCGATCCGACGCACGACCCGAGGATGCAGCGGTGA
- a CDS encoding response regulator transcription factor yields the protein MRVLIVEDEPEMANAIRDGLRLEAIAADIAADGHAALELLDLNTYDIAVLDRDIPGPSGDEIAAGIVASGSGMPILMLTAASRLDDKASGFELGADDYLTKPFEFQELVLRLRALDRRRAYNRPPVREIAGLRLDPFRREVYRDGKYVALTRKQFAVLEVLVAAEGGIVSAEDLLAKAWDENADPFTNAVRITVSALRKRLGEPWIIATVAGAGYRIDADG from the coding sequence ATGCGGGTGTTGATCGTGGAGGACGAGCCGGAGATGGCGAACGCGATCCGCGACGGCCTGCGGCTGGAAGCGATCGCGGCCGACATCGCCGCCGACGGCCACGCGGCACTGGAGTTGCTCGACCTCAACACCTACGACATCGCCGTCCTGGACCGGGACATCCCCGGCCCGTCCGGCGACGAGATCGCCGCCGGGATAGTTGCCTCCGGCAGCGGTATGCCGATCTTGATGCTGACCGCCGCGTCCCGGCTGGACGACAAGGCGTCCGGGTTCGAGCTCGGCGCCGACGACTATCTCACCAAGCCGTTCGAGTTCCAGGAGCTGGTCCTGCGGTTGCGCGCATTGGACCGACGGCGCGCGTACAACCGTCCGCCGGTCCGGGAGATCGCCGGGCTGCGGCTGGACCCGTTCCGGCGCGAGGTGTACCGGGACGGGAAGTACGTCGCGCTGACGCGGAAGCAGTTCGCCGTACTCGAGGTACTGGTGGCGGCCGAGGGTGGCATCGTCAGCGCGGAGGACCTGCTCGCGAAGGCCTGGGACGAGAACGCCGATCCGTTCACGAATGCTGTCCGGATCACGGTGTCGGCGCTGCGGAAACGGCTTGGGGAGCCGTGGATCATCGCGACCGTCGCCGGCGCCGGGTACCGGATCGACGCCGATGGATAG
- a CDS encoding DUF1990 family protein, whose product MPKPTRTWSYERTAHLGSGDAHWNYVSSELLHWGIKTRSGFTIKGNPRAEPDHRYWLLAHIGPFTIHEPVEVTAVIDEPNRAAFTYTTLPGHPIRGTEVFEAERHADDSITLTIRSRTRAAPGLRRLIYPAALVAQRFYRRRYFAALLAT is encoded by the coding sequence ATGCCGAAGCCAACCCGCACCTGGTCGTACGAACGAACCGCACACCTGGGCTCGGGCGACGCCCACTGGAACTACGTCTCCAGCGAGCTCCTCCACTGGGGCATCAAAACCCGCAGCGGCTTCACCATCAAAGGCAACCCCAGAGCCGAACCAGACCACCGCTACTGGCTGCTCGCCCACATAGGCCCCTTCACAATCCATGAACCAGTCGAGGTGACGGCCGTCATCGACGAACCGAACCGGGCGGCTTTCACCTACACGACGCTCCCCGGCCATCCGATCCGCGGCACCGAAGTGTTCGAAGCCGAACGCCACGCCGATGACAGCATCACCCTGACGATCCGCTCTCGGACCCGCGCCGCGCCAGGCCTTCGCAGACTCATCTACCCGGCCGCCCTGGTGGCTCAGCGCTTCTATCGCCGCAGATACTTCGCCGCACTCCTCGCCACCTGA
- a CDS encoding amino acid transporter codes for MTETREHETVRVPPVTHGKMLAWLLHDRPVGHQGPHRPAPHPTHRWWKVMCLTGVDYFSTLGYQPAIAAAAVGLLSPVATLILVLLTLLGALPVYRRVAAESPHGEGSIAMLDRLLGRWKGKFTILVLLGFMATDFIITMTLSAADATAHVVENPYVPEWFHGKEVIITLVLLALLAGVFLRGFGEAIGIAVALVVVYLGLNLVVVGNALWNVITAPELVTNWRGMLTTEHSNIWVMIGISLVVFPKLALGLSGFETGVAVMPQVDGAPDDEPAHPETRIRNTRKLLTTAALIMSGFLITSSFTTIVLIPENEFKDGGAASGRALAYLAHEHLGNVFGTVYDISTILILWFAGASAMAGLLNIVPRYLPRYGMVPDWARATRPLVIVFGLIAFVITLLFKADVDAQGGAYATGVLVLIMSASIAVTLSARRKHERFRTVGFGVISLVLLYTTIANIIERPDGVQIASFFIVAIILTSLISRATRSLELRATEVRFDEEACRLISAAAEHGDLRIIANEPDDRDEAEYQEKEAEQREVRNLPEGPPILFLEVTLTDASQFETELDVRGEERFGYKILRVDSPSVPNAIAALLLKIRDDWHVMPHIYFAWAEGNPFYFLFRYVISGEGDVPPVTREVLRRAEPTRSNRPWVHVG; via the coding sequence GTGACAGAAACGCGTGAGCACGAGACGGTCCGTGTGCCGCCGGTTACCCACGGCAAGATGTTGGCCTGGTTGCTGCACGACCGGCCCGTCGGCCATCAAGGTCCGCATCGGCCGGCGCCGCATCCCACGCACCGGTGGTGGAAGGTCATGTGCCTCACCGGCGTCGACTACTTCTCCACGCTGGGTTACCAGCCGGCGATCGCCGCGGCTGCCGTCGGGCTGTTGTCGCCGGTCGCGACATTGATCCTCGTGCTGCTGACCTTGCTCGGCGCGTTGCCGGTGTACCGGCGGGTGGCTGCGGAGAGCCCGCACGGCGAAGGCTCGATCGCGATGCTCGACCGGCTGCTCGGGCGCTGGAAGGGCAAGTTCACGATCCTGGTGCTGCTCGGCTTCATGGCCACCGACTTCATCATCACGATGACGCTGTCGGCCGCGGACGCCACCGCTCACGTCGTCGAGAACCCGTACGTGCCGGAGTGGTTCCACGGCAAAGAGGTCATCATCACGCTGGTGCTGCTGGCCCTGCTCGCGGGCGTGTTCCTGCGAGGCTTCGGCGAGGCGATCGGGATCGCGGTCGCGCTCGTCGTCGTGTACCTCGGGCTCAACCTGGTTGTCGTCGGCAACGCACTGTGGAACGTGATCACCGCGCCCGAGCTGGTGACGAACTGGCGCGGCATGCTGACCACCGAGCACTCGAACATCTGGGTGATGATCGGCATCTCGCTGGTCGTGTTCCCGAAGCTCGCCCTCGGCCTGTCCGGCTTCGAGACCGGTGTCGCGGTGATGCCACAGGTCGACGGTGCGCCCGACGACGAGCCGGCCCATCCCGAGACCCGGATCCGGAACACGCGCAAGCTGCTCACCACCGCCGCGCTGATCATGAGCGGCTTCCTGATCACGAGCAGCTTCACGACGATCGTGCTGATCCCCGAGAACGAGTTCAAGGACGGCGGCGCCGCGTCCGGCCGGGCCCTCGCGTACCTGGCCCACGAGCACCTCGGCAACGTCTTCGGGACCGTTTACGACATCAGCACCATCCTGATCCTGTGGTTCGCGGGTGCGTCCGCGATGGCCGGCCTGCTGAACATCGTGCCGCGGTACCTGCCGCGCTACGGCATGGTCCCGGACTGGGCGCGCGCGACCCGGCCGCTGGTGATCGTGTTCGGGCTGATCGCCTTCGTGATCACGCTGTTGTTCAAGGCAGATGTCGACGCCCAGGGTGGTGCGTACGCGACCGGCGTGCTGGTCCTGATCATGTCCGCGTCGATCGCGGTGACGTTGTCGGCGCGACGCAAGCACGAGCGGTTCAGGACCGTCGGGTTCGGCGTGATCAGCCTGGTGCTGCTGTACACGACGATCGCGAACATCATCGAGCGGCCGGACGGCGTACAGATCGCGTCGTTCTTCATCGTCGCGATCATTCTGACCTCGCTGATCTCACGCGCCACCCGATCGCTGGAACTGCGCGCGACCGAGGTCCGGTTCGACGAGGAGGCGTGCCGGCTGATCTCCGCGGCCGCCGAGCACGGCGACCTGCGGATCATCGCGAACGAGCCGGACGACCGCGACGAGGCGGAGTACCAGGAGAAGGAAGCCGAGCAGCGCGAGGTGCGGAACCTGCCCGAAGGGCCGCCGATCCTGTTCCTCGAGGTGACGCTGACCGACGCGTCCCAGTTCGAGACCGAGCTCGACGTCCGTGGCGAGGAGCGCTTCGGGTACAAGATCCTCCGCGTAGACAGCCCGAGTGTCCCGAACGCTATCGCAGCGCTGCTGCTGAAGATCCGCGACGACTGGCATGTGATGCCGCACATCTACTTCGCCTGGGCCGAGGGCAATCCGTTCTACTTCTTGTTCCGGTACGTGATCTCCGGCGAGGGCGACGTACCGCCGGTCACCCGTGAGGTATTACGTCGAGCCGAACCGACCCGCTCCAACCGCCCTTGGGTACACGTCGGCTGA
- a CDS encoding VOC family protein, producing the protein MATRLVQVSIKAYDKSAVGRFWADALGWEVTNDDAAETNVEPPGLTYPDPRAVYIDVLTVPEPKTVKNRVHLDLATTSAQHQSELVARLQTLGATPVDLGQREVPWTVLADPEGNEFCVLEPRDVYRDTGPVAAVVVDCTDPAEMARFWGEAMDWTVQSVTDTQAALRSPAGGPYLEFIRTPDAKSGLNRIHLDLRPYPGDNHAAEANRLRTLGATDLDIGQGNVPWTVFSDPEGNEFCLLTPL; encoded by the coding sequence ATGGCAACCCGGTTGGTGCAGGTGTCGATCAAGGCGTACGACAAGTCGGCGGTCGGCCGGTTCTGGGCGGACGCGCTCGGCTGGGAAGTCACGAACGACGATGCGGCCGAGACCAACGTCGAGCCACCCGGCCTCACGTACCCAGACCCGCGCGCCGTCTACATCGACGTACTCACCGTCCCCGAGCCAAAGACCGTGAAGAACCGGGTCCACCTCGACCTCGCGACCACCTCCGCACAGCACCAGTCGGAACTGGTCGCACGCCTCCAGACCTTGGGCGCGACGCCGGTCGACCTCGGCCAGCGCGAGGTCCCGTGGACGGTACTCGCCGACCCCGAAGGCAACGAGTTCTGCGTACTCGAACCGCGCGACGTCTACCGCGACACAGGCCCGGTCGCCGCGGTAGTCGTCGACTGCACCGACCCGGCGGAAATGGCCCGCTTCTGGGGCGAGGCAATGGACTGGACGGTGCAGAGCGTCACCGACACCCAAGCAGCCCTACGATCCCCCGCCGGCGGCCCGTACCTGGAGTTCATCCGTACCCCAGACGCCAAGTCCGGCCTGAACCGCATCCACCTAGACCTCCGCCCCTACCCCGGCGACAATCACGCCGCCGAAGCAAACCGCCTACGCACCCTAGGCGCCACCGACCTGGACATCGGCCAAGGCAACGTCCCCTGGACAGTCTTCTCAGACCCCGAGGGCAACGAATTCTGCCTACTCACCCCACTCTGA
- a CDS encoding sensor histidine kinase has product MDREPGLSVRLKLAISYAGFLMVAGVFLLVAAWIGLMQFRSGGVVIMTTTYTFPHLLWRSFAPVAAAVMAFLLVFGLVGGWILAGRMLDPLRRITEATRVAASGSLSHRIRMPGPKDEFRELADAFDAMLAQLETHVAEQQRFAANASHELRTPLAITQTLLDVARNDMTHDNDVLVDRLRAVNTRAIDLTEALLVLSRANQRSFSRERVDLSLIAEEATETLLPLAEKNGITIETSGEEAPTVGSPALLLQLTTNLVHNAIVHNLPDAGQVWVTTSVDTPTVVLTVENTGERLAPHVISTLVEPFQRGSERVRTDNHSGVGLGLAIVKSITRAHDGTLTVTPRPEGGLRVTVELPAD; this is encoded by the coding sequence ATGGATAGGGAGCCCGGACTCAGCGTCCGGTTGAAGCTCGCGATCAGCTACGCGGGCTTCCTGATGGTCGCCGGTGTGTTCCTGCTGGTGGCGGCCTGGATCGGGCTGATGCAGTTCCGTTCCGGCGGGGTGGTCATCATGACCACGACGTACACCTTCCCGCACCTGCTCTGGCGGTCGTTCGCGCCGGTGGCGGCGGCGGTGATGGCGTTCCTGCTGGTGTTCGGCCTGGTCGGCGGGTGGATCCTCGCCGGGCGGATGCTCGACCCGCTGCGCCGGATCACCGAGGCCACGCGGGTCGCCGCGAGCGGGTCGTTGTCGCACCGGATCCGGATGCCGGGGCCGAAGGACGAGTTCCGGGAGCTCGCCGACGCGTTCGACGCGATGCTCGCGCAGCTCGAGACGCACGTGGCCGAACAGCAGCGGTTCGCCGCGAACGCCTCCCACGAGCTGCGTACGCCGCTGGCGATCACGCAGACACTGCTCGACGTCGCGCGGAACGACATGACGCACGACAACGACGTACTGGTCGATCGGCTGCGTGCCGTCAACACGCGGGCGATCGACCTGACCGAGGCGCTGCTGGTGCTGAGCCGCGCGAACCAGCGGTCGTTCAGCCGCGAACGGGTCGACCTGTCGCTGATCGCGGAAGAGGCGACCGAGACGCTGCTGCCGCTCGCCGAGAAGAACGGCATCACCATCGAGACCAGCGGGGAGGAGGCGCCGACCGTCGGCTCGCCCGCGCTACTGCTGCAGTTGACGACGAACCTTGTCCACAACGCGATTGTCCACAACCTGCCGGACGCCGGGCAGGTGTGGGTGACGACGAGCGTCGACACGCCGACCGTGGTGCTGACGGTGGAGAACACGGGGGAGCGGCTCGCACCCCATGTGATCTCCACACTGGTCGAACCGTTCCAGCGCGGCAGCGAACGGGTGCGCACAGACAACCACTCGGGTGTGGGCCTCGGCCTGGCCATCGTCAAAAGCATCACCCGAGCCCACGACGGCACCCTAACCGTAACCCCCCGCCCCGAAGGCGGCCTCCGCGTAACAGTCGAACTACCCGCCGACTAA
- a CDS encoding response regulator — protein sequence MTRVLIVDDDRQLLRALAINLRARQYDVDTAADGASALASAGKHPPDLVILDLGLPDLNGVEVVHGLRGWSTASIIVLSARDAQADKVAALDAGADDYVTKPFGMDELLARIRAALRRTTPGTGTAVVRTAAFTIDLAARRVTTAVGDIRLTPTEWSLLEILVRNPGRLISQKQLLRDVWGPGYEAETNYLRVYMAQLRRKLEPDPSRPDHLITEPGMGYRFEP from the coding sequence ATGACCCGCGTGCTCATCGTCGACGACGACCGTCAGTTGCTGCGCGCGCTGGCCATCAACCTGCGCGCCCGGCAGTACGACGTCGACACCGCCGCCGACGGTGCCTCGGCGCTCGCGTCCGCCGGCAAGCATCCGCCGGACCTGGTCATCCTCGACCTCGGCCTGCCGGATCTCAACGGAGTGGAAGTCGTGCACGGTCTGCGAGGCTGGAGCACGGCGTCGATCATCGTGCTGTCGGCCCGGGACGCCCAGGCCGACAAGGTAGCGGCCCTCGACGCGGGCGCGGACGACTACGTGACGAAGCCCTTCGGCATGGACGAGCTGCTGGCCAGGATCCGGGCCGCACTCCGGCGGACGACGCCCGGGACCGGCACGGCCGTCGTCCGTACGGCGGCCTTCACGATCGACCTCGCCGCCAGGCGGGTGACGACCGCGGTGGGCGACATCCGGCTCACTCCCACCGAGTGGAGCCTGCTCGAGATCCTGGTCCGGAACCCCGGCAGGCTGATCAGCCAGAAGCAGCTGCTGCGCGACGTCTGGGGTCCGGGCTACGAGGCGGAGACCAACTACCTGCGGGTGTACATGGCACAACTCCGGCGCAAGCTCGAGCCGGATCCGTCGCGTCCCGATCACCTGATCACCGAGCCCGGCATGGGGTACCGCTTCGAGCCATAG